The following proteins come from a genomic window of Paramisgurnus dabryanus chromosome 19, PD_genome_1.1, whole genome shotgun sequence:
- the LOC135778217 gene encoding uncharacterized protein has product MLFAIVQFIDEKDLPFAVVPQVWLREGICYWPPFNLRKKDKGNNLAIRCTPPQSTWEKYNFKFMKGADSWQEAKKYLERFQTGSSVETTDDDKKGKRKRFSNSKFRPQPSSDEDESSLPDAPAVLSFRQPFCGNEVLVLPDAPEVASIPENQENVDPSVDFRAGFSPLIKSPLHRANSLSTSFSPVIQSPLQRAKSLSTTRQVLSFTSPAANLPYQYMGENVGGESHRSDTGSWTPLASRVQHDVFSFEDFQRLQKENQAMRGDIQAMRGDIQALKVESQALRRHNQALMEENQALRERNAQAASDDSGSLQEQLKQVGAMLKTFARTGQSGADQTLMLRRLGEFGDVVRTMDHKMDTMLQHFSANVSVGELSLPGDLVLPLDTQEDLVLLDNTLRQDTELQERFLQFLAIKCGRDLKTTVWRMLQSIFSNHLSINTTWTGVGNKACFRDLFLKTIVQRAIRKNPATQDATDEAVQVNVMRYLKGASDREGGKRRRTAERDPEPTP; this is encoded by the exons ATGCTGTTTGCCATCGTCCAGTTTATTGATGAGAAGGATCTGCCATTTGCAGTGGTGCCGCAAGTGTGGCTCCGCGAGGGCATATGCTATTGGCCTCCATTTAACCTTCGCAAAAAGGACAAAGGCAACAATTTAGCCATCCGCTGCACGCCTCCACAAAGCACCTGGgagaaatataattttaagtttATGAAGGGAGCAG ATTCTTGGCAAGAGGCAAAGAAGTATTTGGAACGCTTCCAAACAGGTTCCAGCGTTGAAACGACAGATGATGACAAGAAGGGGAAACGAAAAAGATTCTCAAATTCTAAGTTCAGACCCCAGCCCTCTTCTGATGAAGACGAGTCAAGTCTTCCAGATGCACCAGCCGTGCTGTCATTTCGACAACCTTTTTGCGGTAACGAGGTTTTGGTGCTGCCCGATGCTCCTGAAGTTGCATCAATTCCAGAAAACCAGGAAAATGTTGACCCATCTGTAGACTTCAGAGCTG GTTTCTCCCCATTAATCAAGAGTCCACTACACAGAGCCAATAGTTTGAGTACAA GTTTCTCCCCAGTAATCCAGAGTCCACTTCAAAGGGCCAAGAGTTTGAGTACAA CTCGTCAAGTATTAAGCTTTACATCCCCAGCAGCAAACTTACCCTACCAGTATATGGGTGAAAACGTTGGAG GAGAAAGTCATCGCTCCGATACAGGCTCTTGGACTCCCCTGGCATCCCGTGTACAGCATGATGTTTTCAGCTTTGAAG ATTTCCAGAGACTACAAAAAGAGAATCAAGCCATGAGGGGGGATATCCAAGCCATGAGGGGGGATATCCAAGCCCTGAAGGTGGAGAGCCAAGCCCTTAGGAGGCACAATCAAGCCCTTATGGAGGAGAACCAAGCTCTGAGGGAACGAAATGCACAAGCAG CTTCGGATGACAGTGGCTCACTTCAAGAGCAGTTGAAGCAGGTTGGGGCAATGTTAAAGACGTTTGCCCGCACTGGGCAATCAG GTGCAGATCAGACCCTAATGTTGCGACGTCTTGGAGAGTTTGGTGATGTTGTGCGTACCATGGACCACAAAATGGACACTATGCTGCAACATTTCAGTGCCAATGTTTCTGTTGGAGAGTTATCTCTGCCAGGGGATCTGGTACTTCCCCTAGACACCCAGGAAGATTTGGTGTTGCTTGACAACACTTTGAGGCAGGATACAGAGCTCCAGGAACGATTT cttCAGTTTTTGGCAATCAAATGTGGGAGGGACCTAAAAACAACCGTGTGGCGAATGCTTCAGAGCATCTTTTCGAATCACCTTTCTATCAATACAACCTGGACTGGTGTAGGGAATAAAGCGTGTTTTAGAGACCTGTTCCTGAAGACCATTGTTCAAC GAGCCATTCGGAAGAACCCGGCAACCCAGGATGCCACAGATGAGGCTGTCCAGGTCAATGTTATGCGTTACCTGAAAGGTGCATCTGACCGTGAAGGTGGAAAAAGGCGACGCACAGCTGAGAGGGACCCAGAGCCGACCCCTTAA